The Bacillota bacterium genome includes the window CTGTAAAGGTTAAGGGCGAGGTCTAAATCAATCAAGACAGGCAGGCACATAGGCCTGCCTCTACCCAAAGCCAGCATGCTGTAGTTTAGTTCTAGTTCTCGCCCAGATATACCTGGCGCACGCGATCGTCTGCCAACAGTTCGGGGCCGGTTCCGGAAAGAGCAACGCTGCCCGTCTCCAGTACATAGCCATAGTCGGCTAGCTGAAGCGCCGCCTTGGCGTTTTGCTCAATCAGCAGGATCGTCATACCGTCGGCATTAAGGCGACGAATGGTATTGAAAATGTCCTGTACCAACACCGGCGCCAAACCTAAAGACGGCTCGTCCA containing:
- a CDS encoding ABC transporter ATP-binding protein, with the translated sequence DEPSLGLAPVLVQDIFNTIRRLNADGMTILLIEQNAKAALQLADYGYVLETGSVALSGTGPELLADDRVRQVYLGEN